In Alphaproteobacteria bacterium US3C007, one genomic interval encodes:
- a CDS encoding NAD(P)-dependent oxidoreductase, which translates to MAKQPMLKFVSIERDMPKKRSATERAEDFKEIYAEFAAEKAKEQSSRCSQCGVPYCQSHCPLHNNIPDWLHLTAEGRLQEAYEVSQATNSFPEICGRICPQDRLCEGNCVIEQSGHETVTIGAVEKYITDTAWQEGWVQPLSPARELDKSVGIIGAGPGGLAAADRLRRAGFQVTIYDRYDRAGGLLTYGIPGFKLEKDIVMRRNQQLVDGGVTLKLNCNIGEDITFEDLRAQHDAVIVATGVYKIRDLDVPGGALSGVVQALDFLATSNRENFGDDVPEFTSGALNAADKNVVVIGGGDTAMDCVRTAIRQGATSVKCMYRRDRANMPGSQREVENAEEEGVVFEWLSAPEAFVDDTNIQDVKAVAAQAGPVRGVLGHKMRLGAPDATGRRMPEVIEGSRYVEKADLVIKALGFEPEDLPHLFDQPELPVTRWGTIKAAFGSGKTALPGVYAVGDIVRGASLVVWAIKDGQDTANAIIAELQPSAAIAAE; encoded by the coding sequence ATGGCCAAGCAGCCAATGTTAAAATTCGTGTCGATCGAACGCGATATGCCAAAGAAACGCAGCGCGACCGAGCGTGCAGAAGATTTCAAAGAAATCTACGCCGAATTCGCGGCTGAGAAGGCAAAAGAGCAATCGAGCCGCTGTAGCCAATGCGGGGTGCCTTACTGCCAGTCGCATTGCCCGCTTCACAACAATATCCCCGATTGGTTGCACTTAACGGCCGAGGGCCGCCTACAAGAAGCCTATGAGGTGTCGCAGGCGACCAATAGTTTTCCTGAGATCTGCGGGCGGATCTGTCCGCAAGACCGTTTGTGCGAAGGCAATTGCGTGATCGAGCAATCGGGGCATGAAACCGTCACGATTGGGGCCGTCGAGAAATATATCACCGATACCGCATGGCAAGAAGGCTGGGTGCAGCCTTTATCACCCGCACGCGAGCTTGATAAATCGGTTGGTATTATTGGCGCAGGGCCCGGTGGGTTAGCCGCTGCGGATCGGCTGCGCCGGGCGGGGTTTCAGGTTACGATTTATGACCGCTATGACCGGGCAGGTGGATTGCTCACCTATGGTATTCCCGGCTTCAAGCTGGAAAAAGACATTGTTATGCGCCGCAATCAGCAATTGGTTGATGGCGGGGTGACGCTTAAGTTGAATTGCAATATCGGCGAAGATATCACGTTTGAGGACCTACGCGCGCAGCATGATGCCGTGATTGTGGCTACTGGCGTTTACAAAATCCGCGATTTGGATGTGCCGGGCGGCGCGCTCTCGGGCGTTGTGCAAGCGCTCGACTTTCTGGCCACGTCAAACCGTGAAAATTTTGGCGATGACGTGCCAGAATTTACCAGCGGTGCGTTGAATGCTGCCGATAAAAACGTGGTGGTGATCGGCGGTGGGGATACGGCGATGGATTGCGTGCGCACGGCGATCCGCCAAGGGGCCACCTCGGTAAAATGCATGTATCGCCGCGACCGCGCCAATATGCCCGGATCGCAGCGGGAAGTTGAAAATGCTGAAGAAGAAGGCGTTGTTTTTGAATGGCTATCTGCGCCCGAAGCGTTTGTGGATGATACGAACATTCAGGATGTGAAAGCGGTTGCCGCGCAAGCCGGCCCTGTGCGCGGTGTGCTGGGGCATAAAATGCGCCTTGGGGCGCCTGATGCCACCGGACGGCGCATGCCTGAGGTGATCGAGGGCAGCCGCTATGTCGAAAAGGCGGATCTGGTGATCAAAGCTCTGGGCTTTGAACCGGAAGATCTTCCGCATTTATTTGACCAACCCGAATTGCCCGTGACCCGCTGGGGAACGATAAAAGCCGCGTTTGGAAGCGGGAAAACAGCGCTTCCGGGGGTTTACGCGGTGGGCGATATCGTGCGCGGAGCCTCATTGGTGGTTTGGGCCATCAAAGATGGACAGGATACGGCCAATGCCATCATTGCCGAGCTGCAACCTTCGGCTGCTATCGCCGCAGAATAA
- a CDS encoding undecaprenyl-diphosphate phosphatase, protein MPLLHLIILAIIQGVTEFLPVSSSAHLILFPALTGTTDQGPIIDVAVHLGTLLAVMLYFHSDVRKIFFGAGHLLKGRTTPPEARFALYLIYATLPAIAVGLMLKLSGVSGAMRENVALIGWAMLGFGLLLWWADRRPKTLKAVSDFSRGDALKLGLWQALALIPGTSRSGITITGALLAGYNRHEAARLSMLMSIPVILAATALASLDLIADEASAQLRDAALAAAFAAFSAFIALGLMMRLLRSISFTPYVIYRVVFGAGLILWASL, encoded by the coding sequence ATGCCCCTGCTTCATTTGATTATACTAGCTATTATTCAAGGGGTTACAGAATTCCTTCCCGTTTCCTCAAGCGCGCATTTGATCCTATTTCCTGCGCTCACCGGCACCACAGATCAAGGGCCTATTATCGATGTCGCCGTCCATTTGGGCACGCTGCTCGCCGTTATGCTGTATTTTCACAGCGATGTGCGAAAGATCTTTTTTGGCGCCGGCCACCTATTGAAAGGCAGAACCACGCCACCCGAGGCCAGATTCGCGCTCTACCTGATCTATGCCACCCTGCCCGCCATCGCCGTCGGCTTAATGCTCAAACTTTCTGGTGTAAGCGGCGCGATGCGCGAAAATGTTGCGCTGATCGGCTGGGCAATGCTAGGATTCGGCTTGCTTCTCTGGTGGGCCGATCGACGCCCCAAAACCCTAAAAGCTGTTTCAGATTTCAGCCGAGGCGATGCGCTGAAATTGGGCCTCTGGCAAGCGCTAGCGCTTATTCCGGGCACCTCGCGATCTGGCATAACCATCACCGGGGCGCTCTTGGCGGGCTATAATCGGCACGAAGCCGCGCGCTTATCCATGTTGATGTCAATCCCGGTGATCCTAGCCGCAACAGCGCTGGCCAGCCTTGATCTGATTGCGGACGAAGCGAGCGCGCAGTTGCGTGACGCGGCATTGGCCGCCGCTTTTGCCGCCTTCTCAGCGTTCATCGCTTTGGGGCTTATGATGCGCCTGCTGCGCAGCATAAGCTTCACGCCTTATGTGATCTATCGGGTGGTTTTCGGGGCTGGCCTGATCCTCTGGGCCAGTCTTTAA
- the aroQ gene encoding type II 3-dehydroquinate dehydratase: MARMIFMLNGPNLNLLGKRQPEIYGHDTLNDIARDCDLAADKLDLTLTHLQSNHEGQLIDWIHQAREEAEGIIMNPGAFSHSSIAILDALNTFEGPLLEVHISNIHKRESFRHHSYVSLRAEGVIAGFGIDGYRIAVQHIAKLLTT, encoded by the coding sequence ATGGCCCGCATGATTTTTATGCTGAACGGACCGAATTTGAATCTGTTGGGAAAACGCCAACCTGAAATCTATGGGCATGACACATTAAACGATATTGCCCGCGATTGCGATTTGGCCGCTGACAAGCTGGACCTAACGCTGACGCATTTGCAGTCAAATCATGAAGGCCAGCTGATTGATTGGATTCATCAAGCACGAGAGGAAGCCGAGGGCATTATAATGAATCCGGGGGCGTTCTCGCATAGCTCGATCGCCATTTTGGATGCTTTAAACACGTTTGAGGGCCCGCTTTTAGAGGTCCATATCTCTAATATCCATAAACGGGAAAGCTTCCGCCATCATTCTTACGTGTCGCTGCGCGCCGAGGGCGTGATTGCTGGGTTCGGCATCGACGGATACCGGATCGCGGTTCAGCATATCGCGAAATTGCTCACCACATAG
- a CDS encoding malonyl-CoA synthase — protein sequence MSNVLFDALFADHIGSDAPFLILPDGEVWSYKRFLETAAQYAHVLEALGLQIGDRLAVQVQKSPEALAIYAACLQAGVIFLPLNTAYTAREMAYFIENSGAKLVLCDAKAETALHPVAQAAQAQLQVLNGDGSGGFTRLAMHHPKSYQPRARSGADLAAFLYTSGTTGRSKGAMLSHDNLLSNAKALCDAWRFTAQDVLLHALPIFHTHGLFVATNICLLAGCSMRFYPAFDAKQLIQDMPMATALMGVPTFYSRLLNDPNFTKRITENMRLFVSGSAPLLTETHEAFESRTGHRILERYGMTETNMNTSNPYNAERRAGTVGFPLPGVELRVIDEKTEELLPQGEIGMIEIRGPNVFQGYWNMPDKTAAELRENGFFITGDLGMIDGQGYVQIVGRSKDLIISGGYNIYPKEIEQILDDVPGVLESAVIGVPHADFGETVLAAVVPRSGVTLQERDLAAEVAQKLARFKHPKSYQIIAELPRNTMGKVQKNLLRDRYKGLFAAQ from the coding sequence ATGAGCAACGTTTTATTCGACGCGCTGTTTGCCGATCATATCGGATCTGATGCGCCGTTCTTGATCCTGCCAGATGGGGAGGTTTGGAGCTATAAACGCTTTTTAGAAACTGCCGCGCAATACGCGCATGTGTTAGAAGCGCTTGGGCTACAGATCGGGGATCGATTGGCCGTGCAGGTACAAAAATCCCCCGAAGCCTTGGCGATCTACGCGGCCTGTTTGCAAGCAGGGGTGATCTTTCTTCCTTTAAACACCGCCTATACAGCCCGTGAAATGGCATATTTTATTGAGAATTCAGGGGCAAAACTGGTATTGTGCGACGCCAAAGCAGAAACCGCTTTGCACCCCGTAGCGCAGGCTGCGCAGGCGCAATTGCAGGTTTTGAATGGGGATGGCAGCGGCGGCTTTACACGCTTGGCGATGCACCATCCCAAAAGCTACCAACCTCGCGCCCGCAGCGGCGCTGATCTGGCAGCCTTTCTTTATACATCGGGCACGACCGGGCGCTCAAAAGGGGCCATGCTTAGCCATGATAACCTGTTATCAAACGCAAAAGCCTTATGCGATGCATGGCGCTTTACCGCCCAAGATGTGCTTTTGCACGCATTGCCTATTTTTCACACTCACGGGCTTTTTGTGGCCACAAATATTTGCCTTCTTGCCGGATGCTCGATGCGGTTTTATCCCGCGTTTGACGCCAAACAGCTGATCCAAGATATGCCAATGGCCACCGCTTTAATGGGGGTGCCGACCTTTTATTCCCGTTTGTTAAATGATCCAAATTTCACCAAACGCATTACCGAAAACATGCGCCTCTTCGTGTCGGGCAGCGCGCCGCTTCTGACAGAAACGCATGAAGCCTTTGAAAGCCGCACCGGGCATCGTATTTTAGAGCGCTACGGCATGACCGAAACCAATATGAACACGTCAAACCCTTATAACGCTGAGCGGCGCGCGGGCACTGTTGGCTTTCCTTTACCCGGTGTAGAGCTGCGGGTCATCGATGAAAAAACCGAAGAACTGCTTCCCCAAGGTGAAATTGGAATGATCGAAATACGCGGCCCCAACGTGTTTCAAGGCTATTGGAACATGCCAGACAAAACTGCTGCCGAGCTGCGAGAAAACGGGTTTTTCATCACGGGTGATTTGGGGATGATCGATGGGCAGGGCTATGTGCAAATCGTCGGGCGTAGCAAAGATCTTATCATCTCTGGTGGGTATAATATCTATCCGAAGGAAATCGAGCAAATCTTAGATGATGTGCCCGGCGTTTTGGAAAGCGCCGTGATCGGCGTACCGCATGCAGATTTTGGCGAAACCGTGCTGGCCGCCGTGGTGCCCCGCAGCGGAGTTACTTTGCAAGAACGCGATTTGGCCGCAGAGGTGGCGCAAAAATTAGCACGCTTTAAACATCCAAAATCCTACCAAATTATCGCGGAACTGCCGCGTAATACGATGGGTAAAGTGCAAAAAAACCTGCTGCGAGACAGGTATAAGGGCCTTTTTGCAGCGCAGTAG
- the pgsA gene encoding CDP-diacylglycerol--glycerol-3-phosphate 3-phosphatidyltransferase, translating to MIWTVPNILTTGRLLAAPALALMFLYFNRPYADWFALLLFIFAALTDWVDGFLARTWKQETKFGQMLDPIADKAMVIIALLIIVGYSSMSPWLVLPATVILFREVFVSGLREFLGDSASTLQVTKLAKWKTTAQMAAIAILFSQGVFEHYLKLSAREIGPDALNNILNGGAQDTLGVIWKHHAMIWSGNVGLILLWVAAALTLITGFDYFKKALPFLKDEA from the coding sequence ATGATATGGACGGTTCCAAATATTTTAACCACGGGGCGCTTGCTTGCTGCGCCCGCATTGGCGCTGATGTTTTTGTATTTTAACCGGCCCTATGCGGATTGGTTCGCGCTGCTGCTGTTTATATTTGCCGCGCTTACTGATTGGGTTGATGGATTCCTCGCCCGCACGTGGAAACAGGAAACCAAATTTGGCCAAATGCTCGATCCGATCGCGGATAAAGCAATGGTTATCATCGCGCTTCTGATCATTGTGGGGTATTCGAGCATGTCGCCTTGGCTTGTGCTGCCCGCGACTGTGATTTTGTTTCGCGAAGTTTTTGTGTCTGGCCTGCGCGAGTTTTTGGGCGATAGTGCCAGCACGCTGCAGGTCACAAAACTGGCAAAATGGAAAACCACCGCGCAAATGGCGGCGATTGCAATTTTATTCTCACAAGGTGTTTTTGAGCATTATCTGAAGCTCTCGGCGCGAGAAATCGGCCCAGACGCGCTGAACAATATCCTAAACGGCGGCGCCCAAGATACGCTGGGCGTGATCTGGAAGCATCATGCGATGATCTGGTCGGGCAATGTCGGGCTGATCTTACTTTGGGTTGCGGCCGCTTTAACCTTGATCACCGGCTTTGATTATTTCAAAAAAGCGCTTCCATTTTTGAAAGATGAGGCATGA
- the moaD gene encoding molybdopterin converting factor subunit 1: MIEVLYFAWLRERIGIPRETIDSQAATVADLITELRAKDPRYALAFSDLSALRAAVDQELVEFDAPLNGAKEVAFFPPMTGG, from the coding sequence ATGATAGAGGTTTTATATTTTGCTTGGCTGCGCGAGCGCATCGGCATCCCCCGCGAAACCATTGATAGCCAAGCCGCCACAGTGGCGGATCTTATAACAGAGCTGCGCGCCAAAGATCCGCGCTACGCGCTGGCGTTTTCGGATCTCTCCGCGCTGCGCGCCGCAGTGGATCAAGAATTGGTTGAATTTGACGCCCCGCTCAACGGCGCCAAAGAAGTTGCATTTTTTCCTCCGATGACGGGGGGGTGA
- the moaE gene encoding molybdopterin synthase catalytic subunit MoaE, with amino-acid sequence MRILIQEHPFDLGQEAQNFAEKQDNAGAIVTFTGIVRNTSLGDLKTLTIEHYPAMTEKAISEIAQTAIDRWSLQDALVLHRYGNLAPGEGIMMVATAATHRSDAFAAADFLMDYLKSRAPFWKKEITASGANWVEAKDSDEQALRRW; translated from the coding sequence ATGCGCATCCTCATTCAAGAACACCCCTTTGATCTGGGTCAAGAAGCGCAAAACTTTGCCGAAAAACAAGACAATGCCGGCGCAATAGTTACCTTCACCGGGATTGTGCGGAACACATCTTTAGGCGATTTAAAAACTCTCACAATCGAACATTACCCCGCCATGACAGAAAAGGCGATTTCTGAGATCGCCCAAACGGCGATTGACAGATGGTCATTGCAGGACGCGCTGGTGCTGCATCGCTATGGAAACCTTGCCCCCGGCGAGGGAATCATGATGGTGGCAACCGCCGCCACGCATCGCAGTGACGCGTTTGCCGCCGCAGATTTTCTGATGGATTATCTCAAATCGCGCGCACCTTTTTGGAAAAAAGAGATAACCGCATCCGGAGCAAACTGGGTAGAAGCAAAAGACAGCGACGAGCAGGCTTTGAGGCGTTGGTAG
- a CDS encoding OmpA family protein has product MRFLAKRYILITFSAAAIVACFCAMALVWVLEAKTISRLEAAFVKADLGWVEIAADGRQVVLSGQAETAAQRFQALALARKIVAIHNLSDQIVLSETGAKTPVALTLQIFKTSKFIRAMGNVPSGLAQETLLAGLRDMAAGQMELKHFFTAAQRRPSEKWLTAQQLGLEALTQIHRGEVTIAEDRVVVKALVKTEERRQEVLTNLEQLSPNGLLYEIAVVAPNAAPEGYRFRAVKSDGALRVLACRVNSQMHLKALASALQAFDVTYGLPCLMNFADRPTGFDETIFLALDELRPIRTATIHLADNRLQLFLPNPLDADNIAAVVEKIKQRLPGGYKVEASRNQPGMAGGLLAAEFLFELEADGNLILQGPLDDQRAQKAVTALAQARFGFDKVTFSGSLDPALGNDWTLQILSLIDAMLPLQRAQMRLTRHDLTVSGMSHRKDAQAALALSVHQILPNTVRADLQISYEPPPKAEPDLLPAVLCISQINGLLQSEKINFDPGSDRVNLAGQNLLDKIADILRQCGEIPLEIAGHTDSQGREEMNLQLSQTRAQAVLMELQRRRILTGSFVAQGYGETKPIAANDSAEGRDINRRIEFYLRENEPVPLAQGDAETPPTEARTNADAGQ; this is encoded by the coding sequence ATGCGATTTTTGGCCAAACGCTACATTCTTATTACCTTTAGCGCCGCCGCGATCGTAGCTTGTTTCTGCGCTATGGCTTTGGTTTGGGTGCTTGAAGCAAAAACCATATCGCGGCTTGAAGCCGCCTTTGTAAAGGCCGATCTGGGTTGGGTTGAGATTGCCGCTGATGGGCGGCAGGTGGTGCTCTCTGGCCAGGCTGAAACCGCGGCGCAGCGATTTCAAGCTTTAGCACTGGCGCGAAAAATCGTGGCGATACACAATCTATCGGATCAGATTGTTCTATCTGAGACAGGCGCCAAAACACCAGTTGCGCTTACCCTACAAATTTTTAAAACCTCAAAGTTTATCCGCGCAATGGGCAATGTGCCAAGCGGGCTGGCGCAAGAGACGTTGCTGGCGGGTTTGCGTGATATGGCCGCGGGGCAGATGGAGCTGAAACATTTCTTTACCGCCGCCCAGCGCCGCCCGTCTGAAAAATGGCTCACCGCCCAGCAGCTTGGGCTTGAAGCTTTGACGCAGATACATCGCGGCGAGGTGACCATTGCGGAAGATCGCGTTGTTGTGAAAGCGCTTGTAAAAACGGAAGAGCGCCGGCAGGAGGTTTTGACAAATCTAGAGCAGCTTAGTCCGAATGGGCTTTTGTATGAGATTGCGGTGGTGGCGCCCAATGCTGCGCCTGAAGGTTATCGCTTTCGCGCGGTGAAAAGCGATGGCGCGTTGCGCGTTCTCGCCTGCCGGGTCAACAGCCAAATGCATCTCAAAGCGCTTGCCTCAGCGTTGCAAGCGTTTGACGTGACGTATGGATTGCCCTGCCTGATGAATTTTGCAGATCGCCCAACCGGGTTTGATGAAACCATTTTTTTGGCGCTCGATGAATTAAGGCCGATCCGCACAGCCACAATTCATTTGGCGGATAACCGCCTCCAGCTGTTTCTTCCCAATCCGCTAGATGCCGATAACATCGCCGCAGTGGTCGAAAAAATAAAACAGCGTTTGCCAGGGGGTTATAAGGTTGAAGCGTCTAGAAATCAGCCCGGTATGGCGGGCGGGCTTCTCGCCGCAGAGTTTTTGTTTGAGCTTGAGGCGGATGGCAACTTAATTTTGCAGGGCCCTTTGGACGATCAACGCGCTCAAAAGGCGGTAACGGCGCTGGCGCAAGCCCGGTTTGGATTTGATAAGGTGACGTTTTCTGGATCGCTGGACCCGGCGCTGGGCAACGATTGGACCCTGCAGATCCTGTCTTTGATCGATGCGATGCTACCCTTGCAGCGGGCGCAAATGCGCTTGACCCGGCACGATCTAACAGTTTCTGGAATGTCCCATCGCAAGGATGCGCAGGCCGCTTTGGCGTTAAGCGTACACCAGATATTGCCAAATACTGTGCGCGCCGATTTGCAGATTAGCTATGAACCGCCCCCCAAAGCAGAGCCGGATCTGTTGCCGGCTGTCCTTTGTATCAGCCAAATTAACGGGCTGCTTCAATCTGAAAAAATCAATTTTGACCCGGGATCGGATCGGGTGAATTTGGCAGGCCAGAACCTCTTGGATAAAATCGCGGATATATTGCGCCAATGTGGAGAAATTCCGCTTGAAATCGCTGGCCATACAGACAGTCAGGGGCGCGAGGAAATGAACCTGCAACTGAGCCAAACGCGCGCGCAGGCGGTGTTGATGGAGCTGCAAAGGCGGCGTATTTTAACCGGCAGTTTTGTGGCACAAGGCTATGGTGAGACCAAACCCATTGCAGCAAATGACAGCGCAGAAGGGCGTGATATCAACCGGCGAATTGAGTTTTATCTGCGCGAAAATGAACCGGTGCCGCTGGCGCAGGGTGATGCAGAAACGCCGCCAACTGAGGCAAGGACAAACGCTGATGCAGGCCAATGA
- the ubiA gene encoding 4-hydroxybenzoate octaprenyltransferase, producing MSEQRTKPEVAGEVFDAVKGNWVDRFAPQASRPYLRLSRADRPIGTWLLLFPCWWGLFFAILADGQFALSDVWIFVGCGLGAFLMRGAGCTWNDITDRKFDGAVERTKSRPIPSGQVSVKSAVIWMGAQVALAACILFSFNAAAIICGIIALIPVAIYPFAKRFTWWPQVFLGLAFNWGVLLAFIAHQGGLQVSAVILYLSGICWTLFYDTIYAHQDIEDDALIGIKSTARLFGAKTWPWLLGFALTSGGLMLGALALQAQGPAFWVAGLGVAAFVLHMMWQLRQFRLGETGLLLRLFRANSHTGLMPVVFFGLAIFLY from the coding sequence ATGTCTGAGCAGAGAACAAAACCAGAGGTAGCGGGTGAAGTTTTTGATGCTGTGAAAGGCAATTGGGTTGATCGCTTTGCGCCGCAAGCCAGCAGGCCTTATTTACGCCTGTCGCGGGCGGATCGGCCAATTGGAACCTGGTTGCTGTTGTTTCCCTGCTGGTGGGGGTTGTTTTTTGCCATCCTAGCCGATGGTCAATTTGCCTTAAGCGATGTGTGGATTTTTGTGGGATGCGGGCTGGGGGCTTTTTTGATGCGCGGGGCTGGCTGCACGTGGAATGATATCACAGATCGCAAATTTGACGGAGCGGTTGAACGGACCAAATCGCGGCCGATCCCCTCGGGACAAGTATCGGTGAAATCGGCAGTGATTTGGATGGGCGCGCAGGTGGCATTGGCCGCCTGCATTCTTTTCAGCTTCAACGCAGCGGCGATTATATGCGGGATCATCGCCCTGATCCCCGTGGCGATTTACCCTTTTGCGAAACGCTTTACCTGGTGGCCGCAGGTGTTTTTGGGCTTGGCCTTTAATTGGGGTGTTTTATTGGCCTTTATCGCCCATCAGGGCGGGTTACAGGTTTCCGCTGTGATCCTATATTTAAGCGGTATTTGTTGGACGCTGTTTTACGATACAATTTACGCTCATCAGGATATTGAAGATGACGCATTGATCGGCATCAAATCCACGGCGCGTCTATTTGGGGCAAAGACATGGCCTTGGTTATTGGGCTTTGCGCTTACCAGCGGTGGATTGATGCTGGGCGCTTTGGCGCTGCAGGCACAGGGGCCGGCTTTCTGGGTTGCGGGGCTGGGCGTTGCTGCCTTTGTGCTGCATATGATGTGGCAATTGCGTCAGTTCCGCTTGGGAGAGACCGGGTTATTGTTGCGATTGTTTCGGGCAAACAGCCACACCGGCTTAATGCCCGTTGTCTTCTTTGGCCTTGCGATTTTCCTTTATTGA
- a CDS encoding 16S rRNA (uracil(1498)-N(3))-methyltransferase — protein MTSKIRLFVDHPLAPAQSLPLTREHAHYLFSVMRQNVGDRVLVFNGQDGEWLAEITQAGKKSGALSCLTQSKALRAPPDLWLLFAPIKKTRTDFIVEKATELGAARICPVQTTFTNSERIRRDRLQAHAVEAAEQCGGTYVPVVDALQKLKAVLDQWPEDRSLLFCDETKAGAATSFAALAPGPCAILIGPEGGFDAAERQQISNLPNAHCISLGPRILRADTAAVTALSLWQAHLGDWT, from the coding sequence ATGACTTCTAAAATCAGACTCTTTGTAGATCACCCGCTGGCACCGGCGCAATCACTACCTTTAACGCGCGAGCACGCGCATTACCTATTTTCCGTGATGCGCCAAAACGTGGGAGATCGCGTTCTGGTGTTCAACGGCCAAGACGGCGAATGGCTGGCTGAAATCACGCAAGCCGGTAAAAAATCGGGCGCGCTGAGCTGTTTAACACAAAGCAAAGCACTGCGCGCCCCCCCAGATCTCTGGCTGCTTTTCGCACCGATCAAAAAAACACGCACCGATTTTATTGTAGAAAAAGCCACCGAATTGGGTGCTGCACGGATTTGTCCGGTGCAAACCACCTTTACAAATTCTGAACGGATTCGGCGCGACCGGCTGCAAGCCCATGCGGTTGAAGCGGCCGAACAATGCGGCGGCACCTATGTGCCGGTGGTTGACGCATTGCAGAAATTAAAAGCGGTTTTGGATCAATGGCCGGAAGATCGCAGCTTATTATTTTGCGATGAAACAAAAGCTGGCGCGGCCACTTCATTCGCTGCGCTCGCACCGGGGCCCTGCGCCATTTTAATCGGTCCGGAAGGCGGGTTTGACGCGGCAGAGCGCCAGCAGATATCCAACCTACCAAATGCGCATTGCATCAGCTTGGGCCCGCGCATTTTGCGCGCTGATACCGCCGCGGTAACCGCCCTTAGCCTCTGGCAAGCTCACCTAGGAGATTGGACATGA
- a CDS encoding glutamate--cysteine ligase — MSIPQSGGGPIEHPEQMAAYLAAGCKPESKWRIGTEHEKFGFCQANQRPLPYSGPCSIKTILEALRDRFGWSPVLEADKLIGLTRNGANISLEPGGQFELSGAPLETIHDTAKELNQHLDELRGISDEIGAGFIALGAAPIWSHETMPVMPKGRYTLMTDYMDRVGTMGKFMMYRTSCVQVNLDFSSEADMVQKMRVAVALQPIATALFANSPFFDGLPNGHKSWRSRVWQDLDADRTGMLPFIFEPGFGFEAWVEYALDVPMYFVYRDGRYIDALGQSFRDFLQGKLPALPAERPSLSDWADHLTTIFPEARLKTFIEMRGADAGQTDHLCALSAFWVGLCYDKTALDAAWDLAKNWTAEFRETLRINSARSGLAAQVDGVKLIDLAKELVDISRKGLIARGRANVETGAVDESRFLDPLFENLATQKSPADRLLGLYSKEWNTDLQLIYRAARIG, encoded by the coding sequence ATGTCTATTCCCCAATCGGGTGGTGGCCCCATCGAGCACCCAGAGCAAATGGCGGCCTATCTGGCGGCAGGCTGCAAGCCGGAAAGCAAGTGGCGCATCGGGACCGAACATGAAAAATTCGGTTTTTGCCAGGCAAACCAGAGGCCTTTGCCCTATTCCGGGCCCTGTTCAATCAAGACCATCCTCGAAGCGCTGCGCGACCGCTTCGGGTGGTCGCCAGTTTTGGAAGCGGATAAATTAATCGGATTAACCCGAAATGGCGCAAATATATCCCTAGAGCCGGGTGGCCAGTTTGAATTATCGGGCGCCCCTTTAGAGACCATTCATGACACGGCCAAGGAACTTAACCAGCATCTAGACGAGCTGCGCGGCATCAGCGATGAAATTGGCGCTGGATTTATAGCGCTGGGCGCGGCGCCCATATGGTCTCACGAGACGATGCCCGTTATGCCCAAAGGCCGCTATACTCTGATGACCGATTACATGGATCGGGTCGGCACGATGGGAAAATTTATGATGTATCGCACGTCTTGCGTGCAGGTAAATTTAGATTTTAGCTCTGAAGCGGATATGGTTCAAAAAATGCGCGTAGCAGTTGCGCTGCAGCCGATTGCAACCGCACTTTTCGCCAACTCACCGTTTTTCGATGGGTTGCCCAATGGCCATAAAAGTTGGCGCAGCCGCGTTTGGCAAGATCTTGATGCAGATCGCACAGGCATGTTGCCCTTCATATTTGAGCCGGGGTTTGGCTTTGAGGCTTGGGTCGAATACGCCCTCGATGTGCCAATGTATTTTGTCTATCGAGACGGCCGATATATTGATGCTTTGGGGCAATCTTTCCGCGATTTTCTACAGGGAAAATTGCCCGCCTTGCCCGCAGAGCGGCCCAGCCTAAGCGATTGGGCGGATCACTTGACCACTATTTTTCCCGAGGCCCGGCTGAAAACATTTATTGAAATGCGCGGAGCAGATGCGGGGCAGACAGATCATCTATGCGCGCTTTCAGCGTTTTGGGTGGGCTTGTGTTATGATAAAACCGCGTTGGATGCGGCTTGGGATTTGGCGAAAAACTGGACGGCCGAATTTCGCGAAACGCTGCGGATAAACAGCGCCAGAAGCGGCTTAGCGGCACAGGTCGACGGGGTTAAATTGATCGACCTGGCTAAGGAACTTGTTGATATCTCGCGCAAGGGCCTGATCGCAAGGGGCCGCGCCAATGTCGAAACAGGCGCCGTTGATGAAAGCCGTTTTCTAGACCCTCTCTTCGAAAATCTGGCAACCCAAAAATCCCCGGCGGATCGATTGCTTGGTCTTTACAGCAAAGAGTGGAACACAGATTTACAGCTAATTTATCGCGCCGCGCGTATCGGCTAG